DNA from Candidatus Neomarinimicrobiota bacterium:
CAAAGGATATGAGTTTTTGGATATTCAAGCATTACCCAAAGACGCTGGACAACCAGAAGTATTGTTACGATTTTTCTTTAAAGATAAAACATCTAATGAGCAATTTGATATTGATTTGAAAGCAGAGATAAGATGGTCACACGGAAAGTTTTGTGGAAATCCTGAAAGCAAACTGTATAAACTATGGAAATACAAGGATCTTAGATGGGTTAATGACTTTATCCTATAACTTCATAAGATACAAAATAAAGCAGGAATGATAACTTGCAAGTTCGTGATGCTACAACAACCTACCGTATTATGTCAGCGGTAAAATCCTCAAACACAAAGCCAGAGAAGCTGCTCGGTCAGGCTATGTGGAAATTAGAATTGCGTTATCGAAAACAACATAAAATTCTGGGGAAACCGGACTATGTTTTTTTACGCACCAAAATTCCGGGGTTTTGTGATGGTGATTTTTGGCACTTGTTATCCCCACAATTCATCAAATGGAGGAAAAACTATACTTCCACCACCAATAGAGCAGGATTTGTGGTCACTCCTCAGGTTCCCAGCCCGCCTTGACCAGTCCTTCAATGATGGGATCCGCCAGCGCGGAATTGGGAATAAAAATTCGGCGGTAGTCGTCACGGGTTTTGAGGTTGGGACGCAGAGTAAGGTAGCGCTCTAGTGCCGCCTTTGCTTCAGAACCTTGTTCCAAGTGCCCCAGCACCGCCGCACGAAAGCCCAAATGATATCCTACGTCCGGATGCAGAAGTAACGCCTTGTCAATCGTCTCAAGCGCCTCTTCATACCGCCCCTGTCCAAACAAGGCAAAGTAAAGACACCCAAGATAGAGCATCAATTCTGGGTCAGCCGGGCTGAGTTCAAATGCCTTGAGGATGGAGCTTTCACCTTGTTGATATTCTCCAAGATGAACTTGTACTAACCCCTGCCAATAGAAACTTTTAGCAAAACTGGGATTGAATTGCACCGCGCGTAATGCATGA
Protein-coding regions in this window:
- a CDS encoding adenylate/guanylate cyclase domain-containing protein, producing the protein HALRAVQFNPSFAKSFYWQGLVQVHLGEYQQGESSILKAFELSPADPELMLYLGCLYFALFGQGRYEEALETIDKALLLHPDVGYHLGFRAAVLGHLEQGSEAKAALERYLTLRPNLKTRDDYRRIFIPNSALADPIIEGLVKAGWEPEE